A window of the Synechococcus sp. JA-3-3Ab genome harbors these coding sequences:
- a CDS encoding NAD(P)H-quinone oxidoreductase subunit 4 gives MSNSLEFPWLSALVLLPLLAAFGIPLLPQSRWARWYALAVGALDLGLMAYIFGWHYDLRDFSLQLAERYAWVPQIGFHWSLAVDGLSFPLVLLSGLITTLAIVAAWNLTHKPRLFFFLLLLMYGAQVGVFLAQDLLLFFLMWEIELVPVYLLIAIWGGPQRQYAATKFILYTAAASIFILVGSLAMAFGSEGFSLEMAELGAKSYPLALQILAYAAFLIAFGVKLPVFPLHTWLPDAHSEASAPISMILAGVLLKMGGYGLIRLNVGILSEAHVYFAPVLAVLGAVNIVYGALAALGQNYLKRRLAYSSIAHMGFVLIGIAAFTELGLNGALLQMISHGLIAAVLFFLTGITYERTHTLALDKLGGLAKQMPKAFALFTAGSLASLALPGMSGFVGELTVFLGLITSDAYAPTFKAGIALLAAVGIILTPIYLLSMLRQVFYGAQDPGLVLEDYLGDLRPREMAVALCLLLPILGIGLYPRLATQTYDVTTVAVAAQLRSALPTEIVQRPLLPVQPAQVAALPPTD, from the coding sequence ATGAGCAATTCTCTTGAGTTTCCCTGGCTGTCGGCCCTGGTGCTCTTGCCGCTGCTGGCAGCCTTTGGGATCCCCCTGCTCCCCCAGAGCCGCTGGGCGCGTTGGTATGCCCTTGCCGTGGGGGCTTTGGATTTGGGCCTGATGGCCTACATCTTTGGGTGGCACTACGACCTGCGGGATTTTTCGCTGCAACTGGCCGAGCGCTACGCCTGGGTTCCCCAGATTGGGTTCCACTGGTCGCTGGCGGTGGATGGCCTCTCCTTCCCGCTGGTGCTGCTGTCGGGCTTGATTACGACTTTGGCGATCGTGGCGGCTTGGAATCTCACCCACAAGCCGCGTTTGTTTTTCTTCCTGCTGCTGCTGATGTACGGCGCCCAGGTGGGCGTGTTCTTGGCGCAGGATCTGCTCCTCTTTTTCTTGATGTGGGAGATCGAGCTGGTGCCCGTTTATCTCCTGATTGCCATCTGGGGTGGGCCACAGCGCCAGTACGCCGCCACCAAGTTTATCCTCTACACCGCTGCCGCCTCTATTTTCATTCTGGTGGGATCCCTGGCGATGGCCTTTGGCAGCGAGGGCTTTAGCTTGGAGATGGCAGAGCTGGGGGCCAAGTCCTATCCGCTGGCTCTCCAGATCTTGGCGTATGCAGCTTTCCTAATTGCCTTTGGGGTGAAGCTGCCGGTCTTTCCGCTGCACACCTGGCTGCCGGATGCTCATAGCGAAGCCTCGGCGCCCATTTCCATGATCCTGGCCGGGGTGCTGCTCAAGATGGGGGGCTACGGCCTGATCCGCCTAAACGTGGGCATCTTGTCGGAGGCGCATGTGTACTTCGCGCCAGTGCTGGCGGTGCTGGGGGCAGTGAACATCGTCTACGGAGCCCTGGCCGCCCTGGGGCAAAACTACCTCAAGCGGCGCTTGGCCTATTCCTCCATTGCCCATATGGGCTTTGTCTTGATCGGCATTGCCGCTTTTACGGAGCTAGGTCTCAACGGCGCCCTCTTGCAGATGATCTCCCACGGTCTGATCGCTGCGGTTTTGTTCTTCCTGACGGGGATCACCTACGAGCGCACCCACACCCTTGCCCTCGACAAGTTGGGCGGGTTGGCTAAGCAAATGCCGAAGGCCTTTGCCCTGTTTACAGCAGGATCCCTGGCCTCGTTGGCGCTACCCGGAATGAGCGGATTTGTGGGCGAGCTGACGGTGTTCTTGGGCTTGATCACCAGCGATGCCTATGCGCCGACCTTCAAGGCAGGAATTGCTCTGCTGGCGGCAGTGGGCATTATTCTGACGCCCATTTACTTGCTCTCTATGCTGCGGCAGGTGTTCTATGGGGCTCAGGATCCCGGCTTGGTGTTGGAAGACTACCTGGGGGATCTGCGCCCGCGAGAAATGGCGGTGGCTCTCTGTCTGCTGTTGCCGATTCTCGGCATTGGCCTCTACCCGCGGCTGGCTACCCAAACCTACGACGTTACAACGGTGGCGGTAGCTGCTCAGTTGCGCAGTGCCCTGCCGACGGAAATTGTGCAACGGCCCCTCCTGCCGGTGCAACCGGCTCAGGTGGCGGCTTTGCCCCCGACAGATTAG
- a CDS encoding phycobilisome protein, whose product MNSSVAELMQQSEGRYLCPDELKTLHAYVEGIPKRVRLYQVLQAKEQELVDWVMEKFQQMMPNLPRQHGHLAWERCRRDLIMVWRYCCLAMLLNDEDYLRDKLLYWLETILKSFKMRDQCQPAYKLMLDSLSAVFGPEESESIRPYVLLAKSMLVN is encoded by the coding sequence ATGAATTCAAGCGTGGCCGAGCTGATGCAGCAAAGCGAGGGTCGCTATCTGTGCCCAGATGAGTTGAAAACCCTACACGCCTACGTGGAAGGGATCCCCAAACGAGTCCGCCTGTATCAAGTCCTGCAGGCCAAGGAGCAGGAGCTGGTGGATTGGGTGATGGAAAAGTTCCAACAGATGATGCCGAATTTGCCCCGCCAACATGGGCACCTGGCCTGGGAGCGCTGCCGCCGCGACCTGATCATGGTGTGGCGCTACTGCTGCCTGGCTATGCTGCTCAATGACGAGGATTACCTGCGGGATAAGTTGCTCTACTGGCTGGAGACGATCCTGAAATCTTTCAAGATGCGCGACCAGTGCCAGCCCGCCTACAAGTTGATGCTCGACTCCCTCAGCGCTGTTTTCGGCCCCGAAGAGAGCGAGTCCATCCGCCCCTACGTGCTCTTGGCCAAGTCGATGCTGGTCAACTAG
- a CDS encoding putative iron-sulfur cluster-binding metallochaperone: protein MTREPLVPFSASAWQPLCPRSGEQGISIQLITLKSLLSPPALAQLDADSSYAFCRDPICPVVYFSEQGQSFGVDDLKVPVFQKESGEDVPVCYCFGWTRQRIRQELKGSKTPQAILEEIAAHIKAKRCGCQVNNPQGFCCLENVRQFISEVQQ from the coding sequence ATGACAAGAGAACCCCTTGTACCATTTTCTGCTAGTGCTTGGCAGCCCTTGTGCCCAAGAAGTGGGGAGCAGGGGATCTCAATTCAACTGATTACCCTGAAGAGCCTGCTATCTCCTCCAGCTTTGGCACAATTGGATGCCGACAGCAGCTATGCGTTTTGTCGGGATCCCATTTGTCCTGTTGTTTATTTTTCTGAGCAAGGTCAGAGCTTTGGGGTTGACGACCTCAAGGTTCCAGTCTTTCAAAAAGAAAGTGGCGAGGACGTGCCCGTCTGCTACTGTTTTGGCTGGACGCGCCAGCGCATCCGGCAAGAGCTGAAGGGATCCAAAACGCCCCAGGCCATTCTGGAGGAAATTGCCGCCCACATCAAAGCCAAGCGCTGCGGCTGCCAGGTCAACAACCCGCAGGGGTTTTGCTGTCTGGAAAATGTTAGGCAGTTTATCTCTGAAGTGCAACAATGA
- a CDS encoding V4R domain-containing protein — protein sequence MTTLQELLQDQILPGHCFSPAYYIRPDIHSGLLYSRGGYRLAAFPMPLLEAIYAGLRYETGQATRVILYNCGREWGEAFFRRIEDELSRYYQQPLQELPMGIFLDALSDLWATHGWGRLELDFSAADRGLVQAKIRNSGFALAARASLRPEELSARREPAGHLEAGMLAGLFSLLSERDLVCVQTTCESLGADLNRFLIGTAQRLHNCEEWVRKGLSHEEIWDRLAAGS from the coding sequence ATGACCACCCTGCAAGAGCTCCTGCAAGACCAGATCCTGCCCGGCCACTGCTTCAGCCCTGCCTACTACATCCGCCCCGACATCCACAGCGGCCTGCTCTACAGCCGGGGAGGATACCGCCTGGCGGCCTTTCCCATGCCCCTCTTGGAAGCCATCTACGCCGGCTTGCGCTACGAAACCGGCCAAGCCACCCGCGTCATCCTCTACAACTGTGGTCGCGAGTGGGGAGAGGCGTTTTTCCGCCGCATTGAAGACGAACTCTCCCGCTACTACCAACAGCCGTTGCAGGAATTGCCGATGGGGATCTTCCTCGATGCCCTCAGCGATCTCTGGGCCACCCACGGCTGGGGCCGCCTGGAGCTGGATTTTTCCGCCGCCGACCGCGGCCTGGTTCAAGCCAAGATCCGCAACTCCGGCTTTGCCCTGGCTGCTCGTGCCAGCCTTAGGCCGGAGGAACTGTCTGCGCGGCGGGAGCCGGCTGGCCATCTGGAGGCGGGCATGCTGGCCGGCCTCTTCTCCTTGCTCTCGGAACGGGATCTAGTCTGTGTGCAGACCACCTGCGAGTCCCTGGGGGCCGACCTCAACCGCTTCCTCATCGGCACCGCCCAGCGCCTGCACAATTGTGAAGAATGGGTGCGCAAAGGCCTCTCCCACGAGGAGATTTGGGATCGGCTGGCCGCCGGTTCCTAG
- a CDS encoding phycobilisome rod-core linker polypeptide, with translation MELRQRDPQLLQNLLRAAYQQLLERQPYQHEKAGELEKIEQDFLRGQIGIKRLVRQIGGSRLYRQLFFSAGCNTRCVEQAFKHFLGRAPASREEVAAYHNILVRQGFQAMVNAFIDSEEYRRTFGNDRLPHPRQRLSGYPPLAYLLTEQMHRRHELAMQGSPRLQSLAVMEGGGIPQAVGPGRKSRL, from the coding sequence ATGGAACTACGCCAGCGGGATCCGCAACTGTTGCAAAACCTGTTGCGGGCCGCCTACCAACAGCTTTTGGAACGCCAGCCCTACCAGCACGAGAAGGCGGGAGAGCTGGAGAAGATCGAGCAGGACTTCTTGCGGGGCCAAATTGGGATCAAGCGCTTGGTTCGCCAAATTGGGGGATCCCGGCTCTACCGGCAGCTCTTTTTCAGTGCCGGCTGCAACACCCGCTGTGTGGAGCAGGCTTTTAAGCACTTTTTGGGACGGGCGCCGGCCAGCAGGGAGGAGGTGGCGGCCTATCACAACATTCTGGTGCGCCAGGGCTTTCAAGCCATGGTCAATGCCTTTATCGACTCGGAGGAATACCGCCGCACGTTTGGCAACGACCGTCTGCCCCACCCGCGGCAGCGGCTGAGCGGCTACCCGCCTCTGGCCTACCTGCTGACAGAGCAGATGCACCGGCGCCATGAGCTGGCGATGCAGGGATCGCCGCGGCTGCAGAGCTTGGCGGTGATGGAGGGAGGTGGGATCCCTCAGGCGGTGGGGCCGGGGAGAAAGTCGAGGCTGTAG
- a CDS encoding phosphatidate cytidylyltransferase: MGARWVSGFAAVLFALTVTLLGGWYFTAAMGLIIFLAQLEFFRLVQAKGNAPAMRTTMLSSQVLVFLQQAKPEWTSPAFIVAGSIICFYLLFKPKVATIADIATSILGLFYCALLPSFWIRVRALSFSQELGEGLWITLLAIGCVIAADVAAYLCGRTFGRTKLSILSPKKTVEGAVAGIAASMALAVAGAYYLKWPWSWLSGGVLGFLIGLTSLLGDLTESLMKRDAGVKDSGDLIPGHGGILDRGDSYVFTGPLVFYFMQCLEWLSAYFNR; the protein is encoded by the coding sequence ATGGGAGCCCGTTGGGTTAGCGGTTTTGCGGCGGTCCTGTTTGCCCTGACGGTTACCCTGCTAGGGGGCTGGTACTTCACAGCAGCCATGGGGCTGATCATTTTCCTGGCCCAACTGGAGTTCTTCCGCCTGGTGCAGGCCAAGGGCAATGCGCCGGCCATGCGCACCACCATGTTGTCTAGCCAGGTGCTGGTGTTTTTGCAGCAGGCAAAGCCGGAATGGACCAGCCCTGCTTTTATTGTGGCGGGATCCATCATCTGTTTTTATTTGCTCTTTAAGCCCAAGGTGGCCACCATTGCCGACATTGCCACTTCGATTTTGGGGTTGTTTTACTGTGCGCTGTTGCCCAGCTTTTGGATCCGGGTCAGGGCCCTGTCTTTTTCCCAAGAGCTTGGGGAAGGACTGTGGATTACGCTGCTGGCCATCGGCTGTGTCATAGCAGCGGATGTGGCCGCCTATCTCTGTGGGCGGACCTTTGGGCGCACCAAGCTCTCCATCCTCAGCCCCAAGAAGACGGTGGAAGGGGCCGTAGCGGGGATTGCCGCCAGCATGGCCCTGGCTGTGGCGGGAGCCTACTACCTCAAGTGGCCGTGGAGCTGGCTGAGCGGCGGGGTGTTGGGGTTTTTAATTGGGCTGACCAGCCTGCTGGGGGATCTGACCGAATCGCTGATGAAGCGAGATGCCGGCGTCAAGGATTCCGGGGATCTCATCCCCGGCCACGGCGGCATTTTGGATCGGGGAGATAGCTACGTCTTTACCGGGCCCCTGGTGTTTTACTTTATGCAATGCCTGGAGTGGCTTAGCGCCTATTTCAATCGTTGA
- the pdhA gene encoding pyruvate dehydrogenase (acetyl-transferring) E1 component subunit alpha yields the protein MVQELTSPVASARISAEEARMLYEDMVLGRLFEDKCAEMYYKGKMFGFVHLYNGQEAVSTGVIKALKPTDYVCSTYRDHVHALSTGIPPRAVMAELFGKATGCSKGRGGSMHLFSAEHNFLGGYAFVAEGIPVATGAAFSAKYRGTDQVTVCFFGDGACNNGQFYECLNMAALWKLPIVYVVENNFWAIGMAHKRATSVTDIYLKGPAFGMPGYQVDGMDVLAVREAAQQAIARARAGEGPTLLECITYRFRGHSLADPDELRSPEEKEFWRQRDPIKRLERYALEHNLMTEADFQAIQEKVSAVIEDAVLFALESPEPTLDELHRFVFAEDE from the coding sequence ATGGTTCAGGAACTGACGTCCCCCGTGGCTAGCGCTCGCATCTCTGCCGAAGAAGCCCGCATGCTCTACGAAGACATGGTGCTGGGCCGCCTGTTTGAGGACAAGTGCGCCGAAATGTACTACAAGGGCAAGATGTTCGGCTTTGTGCACCTGTACAACGGGCAGGAAGCCGTCTCCACGGGGGTGATCAAGGCGCTCAAGCCCACCGACTACGTCTGCAGCACCTACCGGGATCACGTGCATGCCCTTAGCACCGGGATTCCCCCACGAGCAGTGATGGCGGAGCTCTTTGGCAAGGCTACCGGCTGCAGCAAGGGCCGCGGCGGCTCGATGCACCTGTTTTCGGCAGAGCACAACTTTTTGGGGGGCTATGCCTTTGTGGCCGAAGGGATCCCGGTGGCGACGGGAGCAGCGTTTTCGGCCAAGTACCGCGGCACCGACCAGGTGACCGTCTGCTTTTTTGGGGATGGAGCCTGCAACAACGGCCAGTTCTATGAATGCCTCAACATGGCCGCCCTCTGGAAGTTGCCCATCGTCTACGTAGTGGAAAACAACTTCTGGGCCATTGGCATGGCCCACAAACGGGCCACCTCGGTAACCGACATCTACCTCAAGGGCCCCGCCTTTGGCATGCCCGGCTACCAAGTAGACGGTATGGACGTGCTGGCGGTGCGGGAGGCAGCCCAGCAGGCCATTGCCCGTGCCCGCGCCGGGGAAGGCCCCACCTTGCTAGAGTGCATCACCTATCGTTTCCGGGGCCATTCTCTGGCCGACCCTGACGAGCTGCGCAGTCCTGAGGAAAAAGAGTTCTGGCGGCAGCGGGATCCCATCAAACGACTGGAGCGCTACGCCTTGGAACACAACTTGATGACTGAAGCGGACTTCCAGGCCATTCAGGAAAAGGTGAGCGCCGTGATTGAGGATGCCGTCCTTTTCGCGCTGGAAAGCCCTGAGCCTACCCTGGACGAGTTGCACCGCTTCGTTTTCGCTGAAGACGAGTAG
- the menB gene encoding 1,4-dihydroxy-2-naphthoyl-CoA synthase: MWQTAKLYEDILYEKTDGIAKITINRPHKRNAFRPKTVAEMIDAFVDAREDPKIGVVLLTGAGPHTDGKYAFCAGGDQSVRGEAGYLDEAGIPRLNVLDLQRLIRSLPKVVIALVAGYAIGGGHVLHLLCDLTIAADNAIFGQTGPRVGSFDGGFGASYLARVVGQKKAREIWFLCRQYTAAQALEMGLVNAVVPVEELEAEGIRWAREILQHSPLAIRCLKAAFNADCDGQMGLQELAGDATLLYYMTEEAAEGRRAFLEKRPPNFRQFPWRP, translated from the coding sequence ATGTGGCAGACGGCCAAGCTCTACGAAGACATCCTCTACGAGAAGACCGACGGCATTGCCAAGATCACCATCAACCGCCCCCACAAGCGCAACGCCTTCCGCCCCAAGACCGTTGCCGAGATGATCGATGCCTTTGTAGATGCGCGGGAGGATCCCAAGATTGGAGTCGTGCTCTTGACGGGCGCCGGGCCCCACACGGATGGAAAGTATGCCTTCTGCGCCGGCGGGGATCAGAGCGTGCGGGGAGAGGCCGGCTACCTGGACGAGGCGGGGATCCCGCGCCTCAATGTGCTGGATCTGCAGCGCCTCATCCGCTCCTTGCCCAAGGTGGTGATTGCCCTAGTGGCCGGCTACGCCATTGGGGGAGGCCATGTTTTGCATCTCCTCTGCGATCTCACCATTGCCGCCGACAACGCCATCTTTGGCCAGACCGGGCCTCGCGTGGGCAGCTTCGACGGCGGCTTTGGGGCCAGCTACCTGGCGCGGGTGGTGGGGCAGAAGAAAGCGCGCGAAATCTGGTTTCTCTGCCGCCAGTACACAGCCGCCCAGGCGCTGGAGATGGGCCTGGTCAATGCGGTGGTGCCCGTGGAGGAACTAGAGGCAGAAGGGATCCGCTGGGCGCGGGAGATCCTCCAGCACAGCCCCCTGGCCATCCGCTGCCTCAAGGCCGCCTTCAACGCCGATTGCGACGGCCAGATGGGACTGCAGGAGCTGGCGGGAGACGCGACGCTCTTGTATTACATGACCGAGGAAGCTGCCGAGGGCAGACGCGCTTTTTTGGAGAAGCGTCCTCCCAACTTTCGCCAGTTTCCCTGGCGGCCCTAG
- a CDS encoding V4R domain-containing protein translates to MPVGRDKHAHYSYRDFFRFNREQGTIIDWNNTQNLLLSEDFIVGLQAGLEREVGDASAAVMYTIGKEWGVRDAQHFSQWYEREYGVGVKQSNLLFLLETWWWPFTAQGWGKWEVETESKQKGFLFINLFDSMVARTLGDVGKPVCHLYAGLFAGFFSAMTSRELACIEIQCYAMGETYCKFLLGSQERIDAANFWMSEGASAREIEQRLRQL, encoded by the coding sequence ATGCCGGTGGGCCGCGACAAGCACGCTCACTACAGCTACCGCGATTTCTTCCGCTTTAACCGAGAGCAAGGCACGATTATCGACTGGAATAACACCCAAAACCTGCTGCTTAGCGAAGACTTCATTGTCGGCCTGCAGGCCGGCCTAGAGCGGGAAGTGGGCGATGCCTCTGCGGCGGTGATGTACACCATCGGCAAGGAGTGGGGCGTCCGCGATGCCCAGCACTTTTCCCAGTGGTACGAGCGGGAGTACGGGGTTGGGGTCAAGCAGTCCAACCTTTTGTTTTTGCTGGAGACCTGGTGGTGGCCCTTTACGGCGCAAGGGTGGGGCAAGTGGGAGGTGGAAACCGAATCCAAACAAAAAGGGTTCTTGTTCATCAACCTGTTTGACTCGATGGTGGCCCGCACCCTGGGCGACGTGGGCAAACCGGTTTGTCACCTCTATGCCGGGCTGTTTGCCGGATTTTTCTCTGCCATGACCTCCCGTGAGCTGGCCTGCATCGAGATCCAGTGCTACGCAATGGGCGAAACCTACTGCAAGTTTTTGCTGGGCAGCCAAGAGCGCATCGATGCCGCCAATTTCTGGATGAGCGAAGGGGCCAGCGCCCGTGAGATCGAGCAGCGTTTGCGCCAACTGTGA
- a CDS encoding heavy metal-responsive transcriptional regulator: MSELLRVGQVAEKLGITPQTLYFYERLGLIPKPRRTEGGYRLYGEPELERLAFIARAKALGLTLAEIKELLLLQENGQALPCWQVYVKLTEKLRQIDKSIAHLQELRGELSTLIEKCQQKFSEQEKSSSCAIFQQQLDNS, from the coding sequence ATGTCTGAACTGCTGCGGGTGGGTCAGGTAGCCGAGAAACTGGGCATCACCCCCCAAACCCTCTACTTCTACGAGCGCCTGGGGCTCATTCCCAAGCCGCGCAGGACGGAGGGGGGCTATCGCCTCTACGGGGAGCCTGAGCTGGAGCGGCTGGCTTTCATCGCCCGCGCCAAGGCTTTGGGACTTACCCTAGCCGAGATCAAGGAACTGCTCTTGCTTCAGGAGAATGGGCAGGCTTTGCCCTGTTGGCAGGTGTACGTAAAGCTAACCGAAAAGCTCAGACAAATCGATAAGTCAATTGCCCATCTGCAGGAACTCAGAGGGGAGTTGTCAACACTCATTGAAAAGTGTCAACAAAAATTTTCTGAGCAAGAGAAAAGCTCTTCTTGCGCCATCTTTCAACAACAGCTTGATAACTCATGA
- a CDS encoding 2Fe-2S iron-sulfur cluster-binding protein, with amino-acid sequence MVKQIRLEPLSRVSEVDTYSNLLSAILSEELHVSKECNGRGLCATCHVHVKEGMEALTPITPREAKTLETITSARSNSRLACQARVVADGVVVELPPGMYVNSLRDIEVLIGRRAEQDLLHPRTGRVLVEQGKIITRSTVKQLENEDFRIIGSTLAQTSEA; translated from the coding sequence ATGGTGAAACAAATCCGGCTAGAGCCCCTATCCCGCGTCTCGGAGGTGGATACCTACAGCAATTTGCTGTCGGCCATTTTGTCGGAGGAGCTCCATGTCTCAAAGGAATGCAACGGTCGCGGCCTCTGCGCCACCTGTCATGTCCACGTCAAGGAGGGGATGGAGGCTCTTACCCCCATCACCCCCCGCGAGGCGAAAACCCTGGAGACAATCACCAGCGCCCGCAGCAATTCCCGGCTGGCCTGTCAGGCGCGGGTGGTGGCCGATGGGGTGGTGGTGGAGCTGCCGCCGGGGATGTACGTGAACTCGCTCAGGGATATCGAAGTGCTCATCGGTCGGCGGGCCGAACAAGATCTGCTCCACCCGCGGACGGGGCGCGTTTTGGTGGAGCAGGGCAAGATCATCACTCGCTCCACCGTCAAGCAACTGGAAAACGAAGATTTTCGCATCATCGGCAGCACCCTTGCCCAGACCAGCGAGGCCTAA
- the cobA gene encoding uroporphyrinogen-III C-methyltransferase, translated as MGKVYLVGAGLGGRAGLTQGALEILRRAEAVWVDELVDERLLAELPAQAQVWRRSGAAGLQEGLRWLIQRCREGKQVVHLKAGDPLIFGRAREEVQALREAGCPFEIWPGLSSALAGPLWAGIPLTDKHLSRAFAVLTAHELEALPWSALAQLDTLVILMGSRQRQQIAAQLMAAGIPPERAAALIWGAGQAEQRVWVGTLAELQQGEGPEAGEKLPGLLVVGEVVRLRQEFLPGIPPLPPPAPLAGKTVLVTRAEGQSPAFRELLRAQGARVLEMPALVIQPPSSWDPLDAAIANLEKFDWLLLTSANGVQAFFERLQQQGRDSRALHSLQVAVVGAKTAAALAQYGIRPDLMPSAFVAEALLPIWPEPVQGQRILFPRVESGGREELVQGLRQRGAEVVEVAAYQSTCPAAADPQVLEALKTRQVDILTFASSKTVQHFAHLLRQAGLGPEVWDPPVQIAAIGPKTAATCRQILGRVDVVAQEYTLEGLVGSLLQTVP; from the coding sequence ATGGGCAAGGTGTATCTGGTGGGCGCGGGGCTGGGCGGGCGGGCGGGCCTGACGCAAGGGGCGTTGGAGATCCTGCGGCGGGCCGAGGCAGTCTGGGTGGACGAGCTGGTGGACGAGCGCTTGTTGGCGGAGCTCCCCGCCCAAGCGCAGGTGTGGCGACGTTCAGGAGCAGCGGGTTTGCAGGAGGGCCTTCGCTGGCTCATCCAGCGCTGCCGCGAGGGCAAGCAGGTGGTTCACCTCAAGGCGGGGGATCCCTTGATCTTTGGCCGTGCCCGCGAGGAGGTGCAGGCCCTGCGGGAGGCGGGCTGCCCGTTTGAGATCTGGCCAGGTCTATCTTCGGCCTTGGCCGGCCCCCTGTGGGCGGGGATCCCCCTGACGGACAAGCACTTGAGCCGCGCCTTTGCCGTGCTGACGGCCCACGAGCTGGAGGCCCTGCCCTGGAGCGCCCTGGCCCAGTTGGATACGTTGGTTATTTTGATGGGATCCCGGCAGCGGCAGCAGATTGCGGCCCAGTTGATGGCAGCGGGGATCCCGCCGGAGCGAGCGGCGGCCCTGATCTGGGGGGCGGGGCAGGCGGAGCAGCGGGTTTGGGTGGGCACCCTGGCAGAGCTGCAACAGGGGGAAGGGCCAGAAGCTGGGGAGAAGTTGCCCGGCCTGCTGGTGGTGGGCGAGGTGGTGCGGCTGCGGCAGGAATTTTTGCCGGGGATCCCACCGTTGCCGCCACCGGCTCCTTTGGCAGGCAAGACGGTGCTGGTCACCCGTGCTGAGGGGCAGTCGCCGGCTTTTCGCGAGCTGCTGCGGGCTCAGGGGGCGCGGGTGTTGGAGATGCCTGCCCTGGTCATCCAGCCGCCTAGCAGTTGGGATCCCTTGGACGCGGCCATTGCCAACCTGGAGAAGTTCGACTGGCTGCTGCTGACTTCGGCCAATGGGGTGCAGGCTTTCTTCGAGCGGCTGCAGCAGCAGGGGCGAGACAGCCGGGCGCTCCACTCCCTGCAAGTGGCGGTGGTGGGAGCCAAAACAGCGGCGGCGCTAGCGCAGTACGGCATCCGCCCAGATTTGATGCCCTCCGCGTTTGTGGCCGAAGCCTTGCTGCCCATTTGGCCAGAGCCGGTGCAGGGGCAGCGCATCCTCTTTCCCCGCGTCGAATCCGGAGGACGGGAGGAGCTGGTGCAGGGGCTGCGGCAACGCGGAGCTGAGGTGGTGGAGGTGGCTGCCTATCAATCGACCTGTCCGGCAGCGGCGGATCCCCAAGTCCTGGAAGCCCTAAAGACCCGCCAGGTGGATATTCTCACCTTTGCCAGCTCCAAAACGGTGCAGCATTTTGCCCATCTCCTGCGCCAGGCAGGGCTAGGCCCTGAGGTCTGGGATCCGCCGGTGCAGATTGCGGCCATTGGCCCCAAAACGGCGGCAACCTGCAGGCAGATCTTGGGGCGGGTAGATGTGGTGGCCCAGGAGTACACCCTGGAAGGGCTGGTGGGATCCCTCCTGCAGACTGTCCCCTAG
- a CDS encoding ABC transporter substrate-binding protein, with product MSGVTAELWPRRRFLASGAALVAAAAGSRRSHSRPLRLVTNWYAQAEHGGFYQALALGIYADYGLQVEIRMGGTAVNVLQLLAGGAADFVLGGSPEALAALQSGIPVLTVAAFFQKDPQCLLAHPGVGIERLEDLRGKPIWVSPGANLTYWPFLRAKFGFTDEQKRPYNFSLTPFLLDKSSAQQGYVTSEPFRVRQEGGFDPVVFLLADYGYSPYATTLETTRPFAERHPEEVRKFVAASIQGWQSYLEDPRPGNRLIRQDNPNMSEALLAYAHQALQDYNLLTGGDAATLGIGAMTHQRWQTYFQEMVALGIVEAGLNVRQAYSLDFLPGPTA from the coding sequence ATGTCTGGTGTAACTGCAGAGCTCTGGCCCCGGCGGCGCTTTCTGGCCAGTGGAGCTGCTCTAGTGGCAGCAGCAGCGGGATCCCGTCGCTCCCACTCCCGGCCCCTGCGCCTGGTGACCAACTGGTATGCCCAAGCGGAACACGGCGGCTTCTACCAGGCCCTGGCCCTAGGCATCTACGCCGACTATGGCCTGCAGGTGGAAATCCGCATGGGGGGAACGGCGGTTAACGTGTTGCAACTGCTGGCCGGGGGAGCGGCAGACTTTGTCCTCGGCGGCAGCCCCGAGGCCCTAGCGGCTCTGCAGTCAGGGATCCCCGTGCTCACCGTGGCCGCCTTTTTCCAGAAGGATCCCCAGTGTCTTTTGGCCCATCCGGGGGTGGGCATCGAGCGCCTAGAAGACCTGCGGGGCAAGCCCATCTGGGTCTCTCCAGGGGCCAACCTCACCTACTGGCCTTTCTTGCGGGCCAAGTTTGGCTTTACCGACGAGCAAAAGCGCCCCTACAACTTCAGCCTCACCCCCTTCCTGCTGGACAAATCCTCTGCCCAGCAGGGCTATGTCACCTCCGAGCCCTTCCGCGTGCGCCAGGAGGGCGGCTTTGATCCGGTCGTCTTCCTGCTGGCCGACTACGGCTATTCCCCTTATGCTACCACCCTGGAGACCACCCGCCCCTTTGCCGAACGACACCCTGAGGAGGTGCGAAAATTTGTGGCCGCCTCCATCCAGGGCTGGCAGAGCTACCTGGAGGATCCCCGCCCCGGCAACCGCCTCATCCGCCAGGACAACCCCAACATGAGCGAGGCCCTTCTGGCCTATGCCCACCAAGCCCTGCAAGACTACAACCTCCTCACCGGCGGCGACGCCGCCACCCTGGGGATCGGCGCCATGACCCACCAGCGCTGGCAGACCTATTTTCAGGAAATGGTTGCCCTGGGAATTGTCGAAGCTGGCCTGAATGTCCGCCAGGCCTACAGCCTCGACTTTCTCCCCGGCCCCACCGCCTGA